A genome region from Gossypium hirsutum isolate 1008001.06 chromosome A04, Gossypium_hirsutum_v2.1, whole genome shotgun sequence includes the following:
- the LOC107945167 gene encoding HVA22-like protein k, producing the protein MDLPSEVGLKLLFSPISSNIVVRTACCTVGTVIPVYSTFKAIENKDQNEQQKWLLYWTVYGSFSVTEVFADKILSWFPLYYHAKFAFLVWLQLPSSNGAKHLYKSHLRPFLLRHQATFDKILEFINSEMSKIVSARQAEIKFARTLIVKLMASVNQIVWYLIHPMQTPQNRSIEGPRQVDSSDTQSNSED; encoded by the exons atggatttacCGAGCGAG GTTGGATTAAAACTGCTTTTCTCTCCAATTAGTTCCAATATTGTTGTTCGAACGGCATG TTGTACAGTTGGGACTGTAATACCAGTTTACTCGACTTTTAAGGCGATCGAAAACAAAGATCAAAACGAGCAGCAAAAATGGCTTCTTTATTGGACTG TTTATGGATCTTTTAGTGTTACTGAAGTGTTTGCTGACAAAATACTCTCCTG GTTTCCTCTCTACTACCATGCAAAATTTGCTTTTCTAGTTTGGCTTCAACTTCCATCTTCCAAT GGGGCCAAGCATTTGTATAAGAGCCATCTCCGTCCATTTCTACTTAGGCACCAAGCTACATTTGATAAAATATTGGAGTTCATTAACAGTGAAATG AGCAAAATCGTTAGTGCACGCCAAGCAGAAATCAAGTTTGCAAGGACACTTATCGTGAAGCTCATGGCATCAG TGAACCAGATTGTTTGGTATCTTATTCACCCTATGCAAACACCACAAAATCGTTCCATCGAAGGCCCAAGACAAGTAGATTCTTCAGATACACAATCAAACAGTGAAGACTGA
- the LOC107945165 gene encoding dolichyl-diphosphooligosaccharide--protein glycosyltransferase 48 kDa subunit, protein MGKLWLICIASISILLPFLCNAFSPETPTDRRVLVLLDDFAIMSSHSLYFNALKSRGFDLEFKLADDPKIALQRYGQYLYDALILFCPSVERFGGSIDVAAIVNFVDSGHDLIVAADVNASDLIREVGTECGVDFDEDPSAMVIDHIGYAVSGTEGDHTLIASDDFIKSDVILGGKKIEAPILFRGIGHAVSPANSLVLKVLSASPSAYSANPKSKLSTPPPLTGSAISLVSIVQARNNARLLITGSLSMFSNRFFRSGVQKAGSQTKHEKSGNEQFLTEISKWIFHERGHLKAVNVKHHRVGETDEPALYRINDELEYAVEIYEWSGTSWEPYVANDVQLQFYMMSPYVLKTLSSDKKGLYSTSFKVPDVYGVFQFKVEHQKLGYTSLSLSKQIPVRPYRHNEYERFIPAAYPYYGAAFSMMAGFFIFSFAHLYSK, encoded by the exons ATGGGGAAATTGTGGCTGATTTGCATTGCTTCGATCTCGATCCTTCTCCCATTTCTCTGCAATGCTTTCTCTCCCGAAACGCCGACGGATCGCCGAGTCCTTGTTCTCCTCGACGACTTCGCCATCATGTCGTCACATTCCCTCTATTTCAATGCCCTCAAATCACGTGGCTTCGACCTGGAATTCAAACTCGCCGATGATCCAAAGATCGCCTTGCAACGCTACGGCCAGTATCTTTACGATGCCTTGATCCTCTTCTGCCCCTCCGTCGAAC GATTTGGAGGATCTATTGATGTTGCCGCcattgtcaattttgttgattcGGGTCATGATTTAATTGTTGCGGCGGATGTTAATGCTTCGGATTTGATTCGGGAAGTTGGTACTGAATGTGGAGTTGATTTTGATGAG GATCCTTCGGCTATGGTTATTGATCACATTGGCTATGCTGTTTCGGGAACTGAGGGAGATCATACATTGATTGCcagtgatgattttattaagtctGATGTGATCTTAGGAGGCAAAAAAATTGAA GCTCCTATACTTTTCCGAGGCATCGGCCATGCAGTGAGTCCTGCCAATAGCTTG GTGTTGAAAGTTCTCTCAGCTTCTCCATCTGCCTATTCTGCTAATCCCAAGTCGAAGCTGTCAACTCCTCCACCATTGACTGGTTCTGCTATCTCCTTAGTTTCAATTGTCCAG GCAAGGAACAATGCACGGCTTCTGATTACTGGCTCACTAAGCATGTTCAGTAATAG GTTTTTCAGATCTGGTGTGCAGAAAGCTGGGAGCCAAACTAA ACATGAGAAATCAGGCAATGAACAATTTTTGACTGAAATTAGCaaatggattttccatgaaaGAGGTCATCTTAAG GCCGTAAATGTGAAACACCACAGAGTTGGGGAAACAGATGAACCTGCATTATACAGGATTAATGATGAGTTG GAATACGCAGTTGAGATCTATGAGTGGTCTGGAACAAGCTGGGAGCCATATGTTGCTAATGATGTCCAATTGCAGTTTTACATGATGAGCCCCTATGTTTTGAAAACTTTATCATCTGACAAAAAG GGTCTATATTCCACATCATTTAAGGTTCCCGATGTTTATGGTGTTTTCCAATTCAAGGTCGAGCACCAAAAGCTTGGTTATACAAGTTTATCCCTTTCAAAGCAG ATTCCTGTCAGGCCATATAGACACAATGAATATGAAAGATTCATACCTGCTGCTTACCCCTATTATGGAGCTGCATTTTCTATG ATGGCTGGATTCTTTATCTTCTCGTTTGCTCATCTCTACAGCAAGTAA
- the LOC107945164 gene encoding pentatricopeptide repeat-containing protein At4g32450, mitochondrial: MQKKKPTFPGSLLQSFPRRLRSPCFTFVRRPLLSSLHRHRHLSAIGLCSSYLSVGVGVRALSRFLAAAGEASRYQSNASMSSKRPLVLSFNYLTALSKVRSSRRFPHSVTIFSKFLSTAPERWDFHRPSSTSQFEDSPYDTPSSLGYEQKQNGQALNPNQGFMVCPMDDYAGSPVGDNRNRYNSGLQPTRNQMGAMGQTGWYHHSHGETNGNLEISPNGIYVNGSWKGAEQGFHQNHDGMDWGNKRNELQDNSVYGNGNLRGYEAAAQSTSNMQNQVGSYWEGPTEIRQNQYDLNLPRFTESQGSHMNSQGPNFSQYRQKPQDVYNFSSFGQVTNNINFYGQVSATSNLKEELTEDPETNSNSATVEMLEEFCKKGDVKEAVDVLVLMKQQGFHVDLAQILQLMKACGEVKALQEAKTVHEHLIGSFSPFKISIYNRILETYLKCGSTDDAFDVFEKMPRRNLTSWDTMITGLARNGLGEDALDLFSQFKQSGLKPDAKMFLGVFYSCGVVGDINEGMLHFSLMSSDYGIVPSMEHYVGVVDMLGSTGHLDEALEFIEKMPFEASADVWETLMNLCRTHGLLELGDRCAELVKQLDPSRLNEQSKAGLIPLKDSDLKKNEKKKLASQSPLEVRSRVNEYRAGDTSHPANDRIYALLRRLKEHMKEAGYVPETRFVLHDIDQESKEEALLAHSERLALANGLLTSPARGQIRIIKNLRVCGDCHAAFKIMSKIVGREIIMRDAKRFHHFSEGLCSCRDFW; this comes from the exons atgcaaaaaaaaaaaccaaccttCCCTGGCTCCCTGCTGCAGTCGTTCCCCCGTCGCCTCCGATCCCCGTGCTTCACCTTTGTCCGTCGGCCTCTCCTCTCTTCTTTGCATCGTCATCGCCATCTGTCGGCTATCGGCCTCTGCTCCTCATATCTGTCCGTCGGCGTCGGAGTAAGGGCTCTCTCTCGTTTTCTCGCTGCCGCTG GTGAAGCTTCAAGGTATCAAAGCAACGCGTCAATGTCCAGCAAGAGGCCTTTGGTTCTGTCCTTCAACTATCTCACCGCTTTATCTAAGGTACGTTCGTCACGGCGTTTCCCTCATTCAGTCACAATTTTCAGTAAGTTCCTCAGCACTGCCCCTGAAAGGTGGGATTTTCATAGGCCTAGTAGCACCTCTCAGTTTGAGGATTCTCCTTATGATACCCCAAGTTCACTAGGTTATGAGCAGAAACAAAATGGACAGGCCTTAAACCCAAACCAGGGTTTCATGGTATGTCCTATGGATGATTATGCGGGAAGTCCGGTTGGGGACAACCGTAATCGCTACAATAGTGGTTTGCAGCCAACAAGAAATCAGATGGGTGCCATGGGTCAAACTGGTTGGTATCATCATAGCCATGGGGAAACTAACGGGAACTTAGAGATAAGTCCAAACGGAATTTATGTAAATGGTTCTTGGAAGGGTGCTGAGCAAGGGTTTCATCAGAATCATGATGGAATGGACTGGGGAAACAAAAGAAATGAACTGCAGGATAACTCAGTTTATGGAAATGGAAACTTAAGAGGATATGAGGCTGCTGCTCAAAGTACTTCCAATATGCAGAATCAAGTAGGTTCATATTGGGAAGGGCCTACAGAAATCAGACAGAATCAATATGATCTTAATTTACCAAGGTTTACAGAATCACAAGGAAGCCATATGAATTCACAAGGCCCAAATTTCAGCCAGTACCGGCAGAAGCCACAAGATGTTTataattttagttcttttggtCAAGTAACAAATAACATTAATTTTTATGGTCAAGTGTCTGCTACTTCTAATCTCAAGGAAGAGTTAACTGAGGATCCTGAAACTAACTCAAATAGTGCTACAGTTGAGATGCTAGAGGAATTTTGCAAAAAAGGGGATGTTAAAGAAGCTGTAGATGTTTTGGTGTTGATGAAACAGCAGGGTTTTCATGTGGATTTGGCCCAAATTTTGCAATTAATGAAGGCATGTGGGGAAGTGAAAGCTTTACAAGAAGCGAAAACTGTTCATGAACACCTCATAGGATCATTTTCACCTTTCAAAATAAGCATCTATAACAGGATTTTAGAGACATACTTAAAATGTGGTTCTACAGATGATGCATTTGATGTGTTTGAAAAGATGCCAAGGCGCAATCTGACATCTTGGGATACTATGATTACAGGGCTTGCTAGGAATGGGCTAGGAGAGGATGCCCTTGATCTGTTCTCTCAATTTAAGCAGTCAGGCTTGAAACCAGATGCCAAAATGTTCCTTGGAGTGTTTTACTCTTGTGGTGTCGTTGGTGATATTAATGAAGGAATGCTTCACTTTTCATTGATGAGCAGTGATTATGGTATTGTCCCTTCCATGGAGCATTATGTGGGTGTTGTTGACATGCTGGGAAGTACAGGGCATTTGGATGAAGCATTGGAATTCATTGAAAAGATGCCATTTGAAGCCAGTGCTGATGTctgggaaactttaatgaatctCTGCAGAACTCATGGGCTCTTGGAACTTGGGGATCGTTGTGCTGAGCTTGTGAAGCAGCTAGATCCCTCTCGCTTGAATGAACAATCAAAGGCAGGTCTCATACCTTTGAAAGATTCAGACCTTAAAAAGAATGAGAAGAAGAAATTGGCAAGTCAAAGTCCTCTTGAAGTCAGAAGCAGGGTCAACGAGTATCGTGCAGGAGATACATCACATCCCGCGAATGATAGAATCTATGCACTGCTAAGGCGTTTGAAAGAACATATGAAAGAAGCTGGTTATGTTCCAGAAACAAGATTTGTTTTGCACGATATAGATCAGGAAAGTAAGGAAGAAGCTCTTCTTGCTCATAGTGAGAGACTTGCTCTTGCTAATGGTCTCCTCACTAGTCCAGCTCGTGGACAGATTCGTATTATCAAGAACCTTCGTGTTTGTGGTGATTGTCATGCTGCGTTTAAGATCATGTCAAAGATTGTTGGCAGAGAGATCATAATGCGAGATGCCAAGAGGTTTCATCATTTCAGTGAAGGGTTATGCTCTTGTCGAGATTTTTGGTGA
- the LOC107945161 gene encoding phospholipase A-2-activating protein: protein MSSMEIDFKQYELRCQLRGHEDDVRGICVCGSEGIATSSRDRTVRFWSLDSSDKRKYVSSKMLLGHSSFVGPLAWIAPDEEFPEGRIVSGGMDTMVFVWDLRTGEKVQSLKGHQLQVTGVVLDGGDIISSSVDCTLRRWRKGQPVESWEAHKSAIQAVIKLPSGELVSGSTDTTLKLWRGKTCLHTFSGHTDTVRGLAVMHGLGILSASHDGSIMLWAQSGEVLMVMVGHTSIVYSVDAHVSGLIVSGSEDRFAKIWKDGVCVQSLEHPSCVWDAKFLENGDIVTACSDGVVRIWTVDQENIADPVELEAYASELSEYKLSRKSVGGLKLVDLPGLEALQIPGTSDGQTKIVREGDNGVAYSWNMREQKWDKIGEVVDGPDDSMKRSVHDGVQYDYVFDVDIGDGEPIRKLPYNRSDNPYDTADKWLLKENLPLSYRQQIVEFILQNTGQKDFNIDPTFRDPYTGSSAYVPGQPSYASGISAKPTFKHIPKRGMLVFDAAQFDGILKKISEFNNTLLADLEKKDLSLTEPEISRLGAIVKILKDTSHYHTSRFADVDIALLLKLLKSWPVAMIFPVIDMLRMTVLHPDGATVLFRHVEVNDAVMEMIMKATTDPALPANLLTSIRAVTNFFKNSSYYGWLQKHRSDILDAFSSCLASPNKNLQLAYSTLILNYAVLLIEKKDEEGQSHVLSAALEIAEQETLEIDSRFRALVAIGSLMLEGLVKKLAMDFDVGNIAKAAKASKEAKIAEIGADIELLTKQS from the exons ATGAGTTCCATGGAAATCGATTTCAAGCAATATGAACTCCGCTGCCAATTACGAGGCCACGAAGACGAT gttcGCGGAATATGTGTTTGTGGAAGTGAAGGTATAGCCACTTCTTCTAGAGACAGAACGGTTAGGTTCTGGTCTCTTGATTCGTCAGATAAGCGTAAGTATGTTTCGTCTAAGATGCTATTAGGGCATTCGAGTTTCGTCGGTCCATTGGCTTGGATTGCACCAGATGAGGAGTTTCCTGAAGGTAGAATTGTTTCCGGTGGGATGGATACCATGGTTTTTGTTTGGGACTTGAGGACTGGAGAGAAAGTGCAGTCATTGAAGGGTCACCAATTGCAGGTTACCGGTGTTGTATTGGACGGTGGGGATATCATTTCCTCATCGGTTGATTG CACTTTAAGACGATGGAGGAAGGGTCAACCTGTTGAATCCTGGGAGGCACACAAGTCAGCCATTCAAGCTGTAATAAAGCTTCCTTCAGGAGAGCTAGTTTCAG GTTCAACTGACACAACCTTGAAACTTTGGAGAGGCAAGACTTGTTTGCACACTTTTTCTGGGCATACTG ATACTGTTCGGGGTTTGGCAGTTATGCATGGATTGGGGATTCTTTCTGCGTCTCATGATGG TTCCATCATGTTATGGGCACAAAGTGGTGAAGTATTAATGGTGATGGTTGGTCATACTTCCATTGTCTACTCAGTTGATGCTCATGTTTCTGGGCTTATTGTCAGTGGTAGCGAAGATCGTTTTGCAAAGATATGGAAAG ATGGGGTCTGTGTGCAAAGCTTAGAGCACCCTAGTTGTGTTTGGGATGCTAAATTTTTGGAAAATGGAGATATTGTGACTGCATGTTCAGATGGAGTTGTAAGAATTTGGACAGTAGATCAGGAGAATATTGCAGATCCTGTGGAACTTGAGGCATATGCTTCAGAACTTTCCGAATACAAATTGAGTAG GAAGAGTGTTGGTGGCTTGAAATTGGTAGATTTACCTGGGCTTGAGGCTTTGCAGATTCCAG GAACTAGTGATGGCCAGACAAAAATTGTTAGAGAAGGCGACAATGGTGTAGCTTATTCATGGAATATGAGAGAACAGAAATGGGATAAG ATTGGTGAAGTAGTTGATGGTCCAGATGACAGCATGAAGCGTTCAGTTCATGATGGAGTTCAATATGATTATG TATTCGATGTTGATATTGGCGATGGAGAGCCTATTCGTAAGTTACCTTATAATCGATCAG ATAATCCGTATGACACTGCTGATAAGTGGCTTCTGAAGGAGAACCTTCCTCTTTCTTACCGTCAACAAATCGTGGAGTTTATACTTCAAAATACTGGGCAAAAGGATTTCAATATTGATCCAACATTTCGTGATCCATATACTGGCT CTAGTGCTTATGTACCTGGGCAGCCATCATATGCTTCTG GTATTTCGGCTAAACCTACCTTTAAACATATCCCAAAG AGAGGAATGCTGGTTTTTGATGCGGCTCAATTTGATGGCATCCTCAAAAAGATTTCAGAGTTCAACAACACACTACTGGCTGACTTG GAAAAAAAGGACTTGTCTTTGACAGAACCGGAGATCTCTAGACTGGGTGCTATTGTTAAAATTCTAAAGGACACATCACATTACCATACAAGCAGGTTTGCTGATGTTGACATTGCGTTGTTGCTGAAATTGTTGAAATCATGGCCAGTTGCCATGATATTTCCTG TTATTGACATGCTGAGGATGACCGTTCTGCACCCTGATGGGGCAACAGTACTTTTCAGGCATGTTGAAGTCAATG ATGCGGTAATGGAAATGATTATGAAAGCCACGACTGATCCTGCACTTCCTGCAAATCTTTTAACCAGCATCCGTGCTGTAACTAACTTTTTCAAGAATTCAAGCTACTATGGCTGGCTGCAAAAGCATCGTAGTGAT ATTCTTGATGCATTTTCAAGTTGTCTTGCATCACCAAACAAGAATTTACAGTTGGCTTATTCAACCCTGATACTAAA TTATGCGGTGCTGCTAATTGAAAAGAAGGATGAAGAAGGTCAATCCCATGTTCTTTCAGCGGCTTTAGAG ATTGCTGAACAGGAAACTCTAGAGATTGATTCAAGATTCCGAGCTTTAGTTGCCATTGGATCACTG ATGCTTGAGGGTCTGGTGAAAAAACTAGCAATGGACTTTGATGTTGGGAACATTGCCAAAGCAGCAAAGGCTTCTAAGGAAGCCAAGATTGCAGAAATTGGAGCTGACATTGAACTGTTAACAAAACAGAGTTGA
- the LOC107945162 gene encoding transcription termination factor MTEF1, chloroplastic, with protein sequence MQLPCLHIPPPKTPPPPLYLKFRTSHRENLRYLKAIGIIHPNTNPRNLPSPQTADYLISTVNFLKSKGIHDTDFPRLTFLCPQLFSSNFSTSEIEPVFDFLTTDLNATAQESRGLIVHCPYILFSDVEYCLKPTVEYLKGLGVEKLNEPSKQKAFLLNTRVDKLKAKIKFLRSIGLRYEEAAMVCARMPAIFGYNVEDNLRPKYEFLVGEMERSLEELKEFPQYFGFSLHKRIEPRHWHLKHRNVRIKLNRMLLGGDDRFYSKWK encoded by the coding sequence ATGCAGCTTCCTTGTCTCCACATCCCGCCACCCAAAACCCCTCCGCCGCCGCTCTACCTCAAATTCCGCACATCTCACCGCGAAAACCTCCGCTACCTTAAAGCCATAGGCATTATCCATCCCAACACCAACCCTCGCAATCTCCCATCCCCTCAAACCGCCGACTACCTCATCTCCACCGTCAACTTCCTCAAATCCAAAGGCATCCACGATACCGATTTCCCTCGCCTTACCTTCCTTTGTCCCCAACTCTTCTCCTCCAACTTCTCCACCTCCGAAATCGAACCGGTTTTCGATTTCTTAACCACCGATCTAAACGCCACCGCACAAGAATCCCGCGGATTGATCGTTCACTGCCCCTACATCTTATTCTCAGACGTGGAATACTGTTTGAAACCCACGGTCGAGTACCTCAAAGGACTGGGCGTCGAGAAACTGAACGAGCCGAGCAAACAGAAGGCGTTTCTATTGAACACGAGGGTGGATAAATTGAAGGCTAAGATCAAGTTCTTGAGGAGCATAGGGTTGAGATACGAAGAAGCAGCGATGGTTTGTGCGAGGATGCCAGCGATATTTGGGTACAATGTGGAGGATAATTTGAGGCCGAAATATGAGTTCTTAGTGGGGGAAATGGAGAGGAGCTTGGAGGAATTGAAGGAGTTTCCGCAGTATTTTGGGTTTAGTTTGCATAAGAGGATTGAGCCAAGGCATTGGCATTTGAAACACAGGAatgttaggattaaattgaataggaTGTTGTTAGGAGGTGATGATAGGTTTTATTCTAAATGGAAATGA
- the LOC107945160 gene encoding EEF1A lysine methyltransferase 4 codes for MHKGKNLITKKKKKMDTAQNPDSDHKKTDLPSSASVYLDPNYWNQRFSNEEHYEWFKDYSHFRHLMQSHIKPNSSVLELGCGNSQLCEELYKDGITDITCIDLSSVAVERMKERLLSKGYEEIKVLEADMLDLPFSNEGFDVVIEKGTMDVLFVDSGDPWNPQPATISKVMAMLEGVHKVLKPNGIFISITFGQPHFRKPFFHNAKFTWSIEWSTFGDGFHYFFYILRKGRRSLDDEDSIEKIQMPSISLYHEELEGEDYIFRTNIEELNS; via the exons ATGCACAAGGGAAAGAACTTaataaccaaaaagaaaaaaaaaatggataCGGCTCAAAACCCAGATTCAGATCATAAAAAAACCGACCTTCCTTCATCGGCCTCGGTCTATCTTGATCCTAACTACTG GAACCAGCGTTTCTCTAATGAAGAACACTATGAATGGTTCAAAGATTATTCTCATTTTCGCCATCTCATGCAATCCCATATCAAACCCAATTCCTCA GTGCTGGAACTGGGTTGTGGGAACTCACAGTTGTGTGAAGAGCTCTACAAGGATGGTATCACAGACATAACTTGCATTGATTTGTCATCTGTTGCGGTAGAGAGGATGAAGGAAAGGCTGTTGTCTAAGGGATACGAAG AAATAAAAGTCCTGGAAGCAGACATGCTAGACCTTCCCTTTAGCAATGAGGGTTTCGATGTGGTTATTGAGAAAGGAACCATG GATGTACTGTTTGTGGACAGTGGGGACCCATGGAATCCACAGCCAGCAACAATATCCAAGGTCATGGCAATGCTTGAAGGTGTTCATAAAGTTTTGAAACCCAACGGCATTTTCATATCTATTACTTTCGGCCAg CCACATTTCAGGAAACCTTTCTTTCATAATGCCAAGTTTACGTGGTCAATCGAATGGAGTACTTTTGGAGATGGATTTCACTATTTTTTCTATATATTGAGGAAG GGAAGGCGGTCTTTAGATGATGAGGACTCCATCGAAAAGATCCAGATGCCATCAATTTCTCTATATCATGAAGAGTTAGAGGGTGAAGATTATATTTTTCGGACCAATATCGAAGAGTTAAACAGTTAG